Proteins encoded in a region of the Pseudomonas viciae genome:
- a CDS encoding ABC transporter ATP-binding protein, producing the protein MEALIDLQSVCKDYYLAGETEGIAQWCKQLIKPTYVPFQALSSIDFRVKAGAAVGFIGPNGAGKSSLIKILCGIQKPSSGTVRVLGFDPSRRERAFLKQIGVVFGHKTSLWWDLPVKISLNTYKEIYNINDDDYRTRLVELTEALNLSKVLHKPVRNLSLGERVKCELTLNLLHAPKLIFLDEPTVGLDVTSKYEIRRYLNYKRKEDDLSVFLTSHDLGDIESCCDDAIIIDKGRIRFDGSMRELSANFKANIKLTVSTQDPAWSERGLLEFKEIIGRFSNISVLNDGAHQATYLVPKASLSSIFEMFREGVYDLEVSPVDFENNVVNLFKTWSGE; encoded by the coding sequence ATGGAAGCGTTGATTGATTTGCAATCAGTCTGTAAAGATTATTATTTGGCCGGTGAAACGGAAGGAATTGCTCAATGGTGTAAGCAGTTAATAAAGCCAACGTATGTGCCGTTTCAGGCTTTAAGCTCTATCGATTTCCGGGTCAAGGCCGGTGCCGCGGTAGGATTTATTGGACCTAATGGGGCGGGTAAGTCCAGTTTAATAAAAATCCTGTGTGGAATTCAAAAACCTTCCTCGGGGACTGTTAGAGTTCTCGGCTTTGATCCCAGTCGCCGCGAAAGAGCGTTTCTCAAGCAAATTGGTGTTGTGTTTGGACACAAAACTTCATTGTGGTGGGATCTGCCGGTGAAGATTAGCTTGAATACCTACAAAGAGATTTACAATATTAACGATGATGATTATCGCACGCGCCTTGTTGAACTGACCGAGGCGCTAAACCTTAGTAAGGTCCTGCATAAACCTGTGCGCAACCTCAGCCTGGGGGAGCGTGTCAAATGCGAGCTGACGTTAAATCTCCTGCATGCACCGAAGTTGATTTTTTTGGATGAGCCGACGGTTGGGCTGGATGTTACGTCTAAATATGAGATTCGTAGATATCTGAATTATAAAAGAAAGGAAGATGATCTATCAGTCTTTCTTACAAGTCACGATTTGGGCGATATCGAATCCTGCTGCGACGATGCGATTATTATTGATAAAGGGAGAATACGTTTTGATGGTTCCATGCGCGAATTAAGTGCGAATTTTAAAGCGAATATAAAGTTGACTGTCAGTACACAAGACCCCGCTTGGAGCGAGCGGGGGCTGTTGGAATTTAAGGAGATCATCGGCAGATTTTCGAATATAAGTGTTCTTAACGATGGCGCCCATCAGGCGACTTACCTTGTCCCCAAGGCCTCTTTGAGTTCGATTTTTGAGATGTTTCGAGAGGGGGTTTACGATTTGGAGGTCTCCCCTGTGGATTTTGAAAATAATGTAGTTAATCTTTTCAAGACCTGGTCGGGTGAGTGA
- a CDS encoding ABC-2 family transporter protein, translating into MLITDLVIATGVPFFIQFAIWRFVYTGERAGALPEYTLEETYLYYVAVLALNRLNNAYDLIVRVSTHVHEGRLEGVFIKPISYFTYNLFVFFGESVLYYIPVLIISVFVMVTGGEWTGVLGFVVLSLVNLLFCFLLGFLMSLSTFWLTRPDMTLAFQVILASVIGGTLLPIAYWPDYLQPLMKYNPFRLIISGPAEFLLRPSNALLVELLCLYVFWSVVVWLACKVTFRYATNRYSGAGG; encoded by the coding sequence ATGTTAATTACCGACTTGGTAATCGCCACCGGGGTGCCTTTCTTTATACAGTTTGCTATCTGGCGCTTTGTTTATACAGGCGAGCGCGCCGGTGCATTGCCTGAATATACCTTGGAAGAAACCTACCTCTATTATGTTGCGGTGTTGGCTCTCAATCGATTGAACAATGCCTACGATCTGATTGTAAGAGTCTCAACCCATGTGCATGAAGGCCGGCTAGAGGGGGTGTTTATAAAGCCGATTAGTTATTTTACGTACAATTTATTTGTCTTCTTTGGTGAGAGTGTTCTCTACTATATTCCTGTTCTGATTATTTCAGTTTTTGTAATGGTTACGGGAGGGGAGTGGACAGGTGTTCTTGGATTTGTCGTGCTGAGCTTGGTTAATTTGCTCTTTTGTTTCTTGCTGGGCTTTTTGATGTCATTGTCGACGTTTTGGTTAACTCGACCCGATATGACGCTTGCTTTTCAGGTTATCTTGGCCAGCGTGATCGGTGGCACGCTATTGCCTATCGCTTATTGGCCGGATTATCTGCAGCCTTTAATGAAATATAATCCTTTTCGGCTGATAATCAGTGGTCCAGCGGAGTTTTTGTTACGCCCAAGCAATGCCTTGCTTGTGGAACTTCTGTGTCTTTATGTTTTCTGGTCGGTCGTGGTGTGGCTGGCTTGCAAAGTTACATTTAGGTACGCCACTAACAGATACTCGGGAGCCGGAGGTTAA
- a CDS encoding ABC-2 family transporter protein: MHILALLGNAVKEEARYKVNLLGGVLALLMLYGLQFVFFDVISSFVITEEVGINWFLIFFMTYALGGLLVSFFSSAIAGFFRQLTQGRVDVLLVRPVNLFVLILFRWCQVYYLWVALLLIVFFVLSGKINFEPFLMSAVNTLVYIVCLVVGVLASIAFILTLNSFSFITQRDLPVDYIHSSIFTFALLPAAFYSKVVLYFFVATLPMIVFASVALDGLYNGLTPFVLIYFFAVIIALCLAIKVVYGLFNRFDSVGG, encoded by the coding sequence ATGCATATTCTGGCGTTGCTTGGAAATGCTGTAAAAGAAGAGGCTCGCTATAAAGTTAATTTGTTAGGTGGGGTCTTGGCGCTGCTCATGCTATACGGTTTGCAGTTCGTTTTTTTTGACGTAATAAGTTCGTTTGTGATCACTGAAGAGGTCGGTATTAACTGGTTTCTTATTTTTTTCATGACGTACGCATTAGGAGGCTTGTTGGTGAGTTTTTTCAGCTCAGCCATCGCCGGTTTTTTTCGACAGCTTACTCAGGGAAGGGTCGATGTACTTTTGGTGCGGCCTGTTAACTTGTTTGTGCTGATATTGTTTAGATGGTGTCAGGTGTATTACTTATGGGTGGCTTTGTTGTTGATCGTTTTCTTTGTTCTCTCGGGGAAAATCAACTTTGAACCTTTTTTGATGAGCGCTGTTAATACGCTTGTGTATATTGTTTGTCTGGTTGTTGGCGTGCTGGCAAGTATTGCTTTTATTTTGACCTTGAACTCGTTTTCCTTTATCACGCAGCGAGACTTGCCGGTTGATTATATACATTCATCCATTTTTACATTTGCGTTGTTACCAGCGGCTTTTTATTCGAAAGTGGTCCTGTACTTTTTTGTTGCGACTTTGCCTATGATTGTATTCGCATCCGTTGCATTGGATGGGTTATATAACGGGTTGACTCCATTTGTTTTGATTTATTTTTTTGCAGTGATAATTGCCCTGTGTTTGGCTATTAAAGTCGTCTACGGGTTATTTAATCGTTTCGATAGTGTGGGGGGATGA
- a CDS encoding methyl-accepting chemotaxis protein → MQSMTVGLRQLIGGISEGVTQIASAAEQLSAVTEQTSAGVNSQKVETDQVATAMHEMTATVQEVARNAEEASEAAAAADAQAREGDKVVGEAIAQIERLALEVGNSTTAMGDLKRESDKIGSVLDVIKSVAQQTNLLALNAAIEAARAGEAGRGFAVVADEVRSLAQRTQKSTEEIEQLIVGLQSGTEQVATTLDNSRNLTDSSVELTRRAGGSLENITRTVSAIQSMNQQIAAAAEQQSAVAEEINRSVLNVRDVSEQTASSSEETAASSAELARLGVHLQTLVGRFRV, encoded by the coding sequence ATGCAGAGCATGACCGTGGGCCTGCGGCAATTGATCGGCGGCATCAGCGAGGGCGTCACGCAAATCGCCAGCGCCGCCGAGCAACTCTCTGCAGTCACCGAACAGACCAGCGCCGGGGTCAACAGCCAGAAAGTGGAAACCGACCAGGTCGCCACCGCCATGCACGAAATGACCGCCACGGTGCAGGAAGTGGCCCGCAATGCCGAAGAAGCCTCCGAGGCCGCAGCCGCTGCCGATGCCCAGGCGCGCGAAGGCGACAAGGTGGTCGGAGAAGCGATTGCCCAGATCGAACGCCTGGCACTCGAAGTCGGTAACTCCACCACCGCCATGGGCGATCTGAAGCGAGAAAGCGACAAGATCGGCAGTGTGCTGGATGTGATCAAATCCGTCGCCCAGCAAACCAACCTGCTGGCCCTCAACGCCGCCATCGAGGCGGCCCGGGCCGGTGAAGCCGGTCGTGGTTTCGCCGTGGTGGCCGACGAGGTTCGCAGCCTGGCCCAGCGCACTCAGAAGTCCACTGAAGAAATCGAGCAACTGATCGTCGGCCTGCAATCAGGCACCGAACAGGTCGCGACCACGCTGGACAACAGCCGCAACTTGACCGACAGCAGCGTCGAACTGACCCGTCGCGCCGGAGGCTCGTTGGAAAACATCACCCGTACCGTCTCGGCGATCCAGTCGATGAACCAACAGATCGCCGCCGCCGCCGAGCAGCAGAGTGCCGTGGCCGAAGAGATCAACCGCAGTGTGCTGAATGTACGTGATGTGTCGGAGCAAACGGCGTCGTCCAGTGAAGAGACTGCCGCTTCGAGCGCTGAACTGGCGCGGTTGGGGGTTCATTTGCAGACGTTGGTGGGGCGGTTCAGGGTTTAA